A window of Thermococcus aggregans contains these coding sequences:
- a CDS encoding 7-cyano-7-deazaguanine synthase produces the protein MLKCSLCINDERTAKIKIVDGNPICKECINYLAHKPDKEKIRAELEELMSKVDKAIVAFSGGKDSTVALYLAKEVYKVPELEAVMIDHGFMAKEAIENAKRIAEHLGVPLTVLRYDYSDIFRDALLKAKSPCKKCSSRTMERLRKYALRKGVRYIITGHELPFGHHPYRLMSDGVIQIRLLSLMSEEERFKILKKLPFKPPELAGYTTNCLILGPALKRYYEKHGYSFETRRIAALVRYGLIDKEKVLKKVNKPEIPEDIEKEVYKRLGIEKKD, from the coding sequence ATGCTCAAGTGCTCACTCTGCATAAACGATGAAAGGACAGCAAAAATCAAAATCGTTGATGGGAATCCAATATGCAAGGAGTGCATAAACTACCTAGCCCATAAACCAGACAAAGAAAAAATAAGAGCCGAACTTGAAGAGCTAATGAGCAAAGTGGACAAAGCCATAGTAGCTTTTTCGGGCGGAAAAGACAGCACAGTGGCTCTTTACTTAGCAAAAGAAGTCTACAAGGTTCCAGAGCTTGAGGCTGTGATGATAGACCACGGGTTCATGGCTAAAGAAGCCATAGAGAACGCAAAGAGGATAGCCGAACATCTGGGTGTTCCCTTAACGGTTCTTCGCTATGATTACTCCGATATCTTTAGAGACGCCCTCCTTAAGGCAAAATCTCCCTGCAAAAAGTGCTCTTCAAGGACAATGGAGAGACTTAGAAAGTACGCTCTGAGGAAGGGAGTCAGATACATAATAACTGGGCATGAGTTGCCTTTCGGCCATCATCCATACAGGTTAATGAGCGATGGAGTGATACAAATTCGGTTATTGAGCCTCATGTCCGAGGAAGAGCGCTTTAAAATTCTCAAAAAACTTCCCTTTAAACCTCCCGAGCTTGCCGGCTATACAACAAACTGCCTTATCTTAGGCCCTGCACTCAAGAGATACTATGAGAAGCATGGCTACAGCTTTGAAACGAGAAGGATAGCAGCTCTGGTGAGATATGGACTGATAGACAAGGAGAAGGTCCTAAAAAAGGTCAACAAACCTGAAATCCCAGAGGACATTGAAAAGGAAGTGTACAAAAGACTCGGAATAGAGAAAAAAGATTAA
- a CDS encoding radical SAM protein, translated as MKYSWEEFARKMGVEPKILENKEARLLKKFVDDLIPPTHCQGCQGLDLSIENPVHHPSYELTPACNHDCIFCYSNVALKLGKVPEPGYYGWENPYAITVSQYGEPLISPRIVEVNKMLRERFPDARLDLQTNGSLLTKELWQKLDFDLVMVSLDAASREKHKMITNADTFKNVVNALKIVGADKSVRSIVRTIFMPGINDEDIPKIAELAASLGVDEMMLQPLTIHKLNEERLKKAGLDFESAESIREYLKAAMEAKKYIDIRISGCQLAIYRTMDPLTLFSARRVARDVVPIVKRNRKEF; from the coding sequence ATGAAATACAGCTGGGAAGAATTTGCGAGAAAAATGGGTGTTGAACCAAAAATCCTGGAAAATAAAGAGGCGAGATTGTTAAAGAAGTTTGTTGATGATCTAATCCCTCCAACTCACTGTCAAGGATGCCAGGGCTTAGATTTGAGCATAGAAAATCCCGTACACCATCCTTCTTATGAGCTCACCCCAGCATGCAACCACGACTGTATATTCTGCTATTCAAACGTTGCCTTAAAGCTCGGAAAGGTTCCAGAGCCGGGCTACTACGGATGGGAAAACCCTTATGCGATTACCGTTTCCCAATATGGCGAGCCCCTCATAAGCCCAAGAATAGTTGAGGTCAACAAAATGCTTCGCGAGAGGTTTCCGGATGCGAGGCTGGACTTACAAACAAACGGCTCCCTTTTAACGAAAGAACTGTGGCAGAAGCTCGACTTTGACCTCGTAATGGTAAGCCTCGATGCAGCGAGCAGAGAAAAGCACAAGATGATAACAAATGCAGACACCTTCAAAAACGTTGTAAATGCCCTTAAAATTGTCGGGGCAGACAAATCAGTGCGCTCCATAGTGAGAACTATCTTCATGCCTGGCATAAACGATGAGGACATACCGAAGATAGCAGAGCTAGCCGCTTCGCTCGGTGTTGACGAGATGATGCTCCAGCCGTTAACAATCCACAAGCTCAACGAAGAACGCCTGAAAAAAGCAGGTCTGGATTTTGAGAGTGCCGAAAGCATAAGAGAATACCTAAAGGCGGCAATGGAAGCTAAAAAGTACATAGACATTAGGATAAGTGGCTGCCAGCTGGCAATATACCGCACAATGGATCCCTTAACGCTCTTTAGCGCAAGAAGGGTTGCGAGAGACGTTGTCCCCATTGTCAAGAGAAACAGAAAAGAATTCTAA
- a CDS encoding nicotinamidase encodes MEALIIVDMQRDFMPGGALPVPDGDKIIPTIEELIEKFKKKGALIVATRDWHPPNHISFKEQGGPWPKHCVQNTEGAEIVVKLPQNAIIISKADKPDKEAYSGFEGTNLAGILKEKDVKKVYICGVATEYCVKATALDALKHGFDVYIIRDAVKGIKPEDEEKALKELEENGAKIISSAEL; translated from the coding sequence ATGGAAGCCCTGATAATAGTTGACATGCAGAGAGATTTTATGCCCGGTGGGGCTCTTCCAGTCCCTGATGGCGACAAGATAATTCCAACAATTGAAGAGCTTATTGAGAAGTTTAAGAAGAAAGGGGCTTTGATCGTTGCCACTAGGGACTGGCACCCTCCTAACCACATAAGCTTCAAGGAGCAAGGTGGGCCATGGCCGAAGCACTGTGTTCAAAACACCGAAGGTGCGGAAATCGTAGTAAAGCTGCCTCAAAATGCGATAATAATTTCAAAAGCTGATAAGCCAGATAAAGAGGCGTATTCCGGCTTTGAAGGCACGAATTTGGCGGGGATATTGAAGGAAAAAGATGTTAAAAAGGTTTACATCTGCGGTGTAGCAACGGAGTACTGCGTTAAGGCCACAGCCCTAGATGCCCTCAAGCACGGCTTTGATGTCTATATCATCAGGGATGCAGTTAAGGGAATAAAGCCTGAGGATGAGGAAAAAGCTCTCAAAGAATTAGAAGAGAATGGAGCAAAAATTATCAGCTCTGCTGAGCTTTGA
- a CDS encoding AI-2E family transporter: MKAEEIIWGAVALIILYLSWKTIAPLLSAIFFAGILAYAVLPLHKRLIQKTTPKNSALILTALVIGGSALITVELILIIKNLIVSFYEDIMAFLSWSLKLELPFGMHDLLQKLYSQLTPKLSEYVQNYAFSIPSYLIQLVVFFAAFYAFLVNSEEIKRQIHALIPRGHEHLAEKLLKRADITLQALIRAWLLLNIAKGIIMTLGLWGLGITDFPTALLAGLLTILFSFIPLFEGWMIWVVAAIYLLKQGDILRALAISTYGALFVSPVPDFTIRPKLVAKEAKLDEIMVLVGMIGGVWAFGVKGLIIGPIVLNLVSALTKEWKRLKAQQS; encoded by the coding sequence ATGAAGGCGGAAGAAATCATATGGGGGGCTGTTGCACTTATAATCCTTTATCTCTCGTGGAAAACAATAGCCCCTCTCTTGTCAGCAATATTCTTTGCTGGAATCTTGGCCTATGCGGTCTTGCCACTTCACAAACGGCTCATACAAAAGACAACACCAAAAAACTCTGCCTTAATATTAACGGCACTCGTAATTGGAGGCTCTGCCCTAATAACTGTCGAGCTTATTCTGATTATAAAAAACCTCATCGTGTCTTTCTATGAGGATATAATGGCATTTCTTTCATGGAGTTTGAAGCTTGAACTCCCGTTTGGCATGCACGATCTTCTTCAGAAACTCTACTCCCAGTTAACTCCAAAGCTAAGCGAGTACGTGCAGAACTATGCCTTTTCGATTCCCAGCTACCTTATTCAGCTTGTCGTATTCTTTGCGGCCTTTTACGCCTTTCTCGTAAATTCGGAAGAAATAAAAAGACAAATACATGCTTTAATTCCTAGGGGGCACGAACATCTGGCGGAAAAGCTATTAAAGAGGGCAGATATCACACTGCAGGCACTCATAAGGGCATGGCTTCTCCTTAATATTGCCAAGGGCATCATAATGACCCTCGGCCTCTGGGGATTAGGTATTACAGATTTCCCGACCGCTTTACTAGCCGGACTTTTAACAATACTCTTCAGCTTTATTCCGCTTTTCGAGGGATGGATGATATGGGTCGTTGCGGCAATATATCTCCTAAAACAGGGAGATATACTAAGAGCACTCGCGATATCAACTTATGGGGCTTTGTTTGTGTCTCCGGTTCCAGATTTCACAATTAGGCCCAAGCTCGTTGCAAAAGAGGCCAAACTCGATGAGATAATGGTGCTCGTAGGGATGATAGGAGGAGTATGGGCTTTTGGGGTTAAAGGCCTTATAATTGGCCCAATAGTGCTTAACCTTGTATCCGCACTGACGAAAGAGTGGAAAAGACTCAAAGCTCAGCAGAGCTGA
- a CDS encoding ABC transporter permease subunit — MVKLLGRVVQNIALLIVVLLVTGIAIQVATEKVGDPEKISYCVKSGELNPDEEGLVNMVRGVKCYLKFSLGVFKDEEKILISRTYEGKTYQFYILSPRGLFTTWLKITPEKSIAMTISLLLLSMAIIFPLGLYWGLRAGHRGEISDRILLLLAPVFSGVPGWFWGLMFLWILWWRFDMGAVSYMNYIQRAEAHGSAGLIDHFIALLIPVLALTFANIVIYAFSVRNLVKQEAHEEYFLVDSLKGLPDRRIRRKLLRTVLPSFLTFTSYNFLNLMINGMAIEKLFDVPGLGYTLSYFLGRYFVETDEGTWAPKLQFFPEGIFFVALVMAVLYFLNSTIMEALYLRLDPRREAYEEA; from the coding sequence GTGGTTAAACTGCTGGGGAGGGTAGTTCAAAACATTGCACTACTTATTGTTGTACTTCTGGTTACGGGCATCGCGATCCAAGTTGCCACTGAAAAAGTGGGAGACCCAGAAAAAATCTCATACTGCGTTAAATCTGGAGAACTTAATCCCGACGAGGAAGGGCTTGTGAACATGGTTCGGGGGGTAAAGTGCTATCTAAAGTTTTCATTAGGAGTTTTTAAGGACGAAGAAAAGATCCTCATCTCAAGAACCTATGAAGGCAAAACATACCAGTTCTATATCCTTTCTCCGAGAGGACTCTTCACCACGTGGCTAAAAATAACCCCTGAAAAGTCTATTGCGATGACAATCTCGCTTTTGCTCCTTAGCATGGCGATTATATTCCCCCTAGGTCTTTACTGGGGACTAAGAGCTGGACACAGGGGCGAAATTTCCGACAGGATTCTCCTCCTGCTTGCCCCCGTCTTCTCAGGGGTTCCGGGATGGTTTTGGGGCCTCATGTTCCTCTGGATTCTGTGGTGGAGGTTTGACATGGGGGCAGTCAGTTATATGAACTACATTCAGAGAGCGGAAGCTCACGGCTCGGCAGGGCTCATCGACCATTTCATTGCCCTCCTCATACCCGTGCTCGCCCTGACCTTTGCAAACATCGTGATATACGCTTTCAGCGTTAGGAATCTTGTAAAACAGGAGGCCCATGAAGAGTACTTCCTGGTGGACTCCCTCAAGGGACTTCCCGACAGGAGGATTCGCAGAAAGCTCCTCAGAACAGTCCTTCCTTCTTTCTTGACATTCACCAGCTACAACTTCCTAAACCTCATGATAAACGGGATGGCCATCGAGAAGCTCTTCGATGTTCCCGGGCTCGGATACACCCTGAGTTACTTCTTGGGCAGATACTTCGTGGAGACAGATGAAGGGACGTGGGCCCCCAAACTTCAGTTTTTCCCTGAGGGCATCTTTTTCGTTGCATTAGTTATGGCAGTCCTCTACTTCTTAAATTCCACCATAATGGAGGCCCTTTACCTCCGCCTTGACCCCAGGAGGGAGGCCTATGAAGAAGCGTAA
- a CDS encoding DUF2240 family protein gives MGFVEALRHAIIYKGSNEFSKPELIGIIVLKLGLMDYSEAKNLIEEAIKRGIIEQKGEKLVIREDALKEQEESEDVFGEMIDYIAKNLGWSHLEVLEDLEKFSERYGNLDKKIVAYLYGLDKGIDMSKFKNKLEV, from the coding sequence GTGGGATTTGTGGAGGCTTTGAGGCATGCGATCATCTATAAGGGTTCGAATGAATTTTCAAAGCCCGAGTTAATAGGCATTATTGTACTCAAGCTCGGCCTTATGGATTATTCTGAGGCTAAAAACCTTATTGAAGAAGCCATAAAAAGGGGTATCATTGAGCAAAAGGGAGAGAAGCTCGTAATCAGAGAGGACGCTCTTAAAGAGCAAGAAGAGAGTGAGGACGTTTTTGGTGAGATGATAGATTACATTGCCAAAAATCTTGGCTGGAGCCACTTGGAGGTTCTTGAGGACTTGGAGAAGTTTTCCGAGAGATATGGGAATCTGGATAAGAAAATAGTCGCATACCTTTATGGTTTGGACAAAGGTATAGATATGTCGAAATTTAAAAATAAACTGGAGGTATAA
- a CDS encoding ABC transporter permease, with protein sequence MKKRKVPKRIAVAATIISLYVILAIFAPYLTNPEHIQNWNNKAYWEHNPSNAVPTFYGRLKNLPPTEWLEGTYANGKLIFEYNFSYSEVPTDIILFSDVKKQLKVTIVTPLNDSIAIFKGYPYGLDEGVFLARNYPFYYKLMTERCGVAPAYFIVFKPVLNIIFSKPKEDCLENPNLVHGTYKIIVEAVSKRQNVRLEPNETVRIMIQGKSYGILGTDPLGRDVWAGFVGSTRESILIAVMGAIMALLFALILGTIGAVPGIAGRFANLISRSITVIPLLPFAGAMAIVIGNITLDYIIDVNPVWLSVLLGFLLSGEASRNIRTIVKGELKKGYAESSVALGGNMWWVLRKHISKVLFPYSLYQLSIAIPRVLALLTIMGFFSIAPGFNWGSLMSQTIIMGATYTYRLNWWQVLPVGVSIAVLSISFTLIATWIEDEFIKV encoded by the coding sequence ATGAAGAAGCGTAAAGTCCCGAAAAGAATTGCAGTGGCAGCAACAATAATCTCCCTGTACGTCATCTTGGCAATCTTTGCGCCTTACCTCACAAACCCGGAACACATTCAAAACTGGAACAATAAGGCTTACTGGGAGCACAACCCTTCCAATGCAGTGCCAACATTTTATGGTCGCCTGAAAAACCTTCCCCCTACAGAGTGGCTTGAGGGAACTTACGCCAACGGCAAGCTTATCTTTGAGTACAATTTTAGTTACAGTGAAGTCCCAACCGATATTATCCTGTTCTCGGACGTCAAAAAACAGCTGAAAGTAACCATTGTGACTCCCCTAAACGACAGCATAGCCATCTTCAAGGGTTACCCCTACGGGTTGGACGAAGGAGTGTTTTTAGCCAGAAACTATCCATTCTATTATAAACTCATGACGGAAAGGTGCGGCGTTGCCCCGGCCTATTTCATAGTCTTCAAGCCTGTCCTTAACATAATCTTTTCGAAGCCAAAGGAGGACTGCCTTGAAAACCCTAATCTCGTGCACGGGACGTATAAGATCATTGTCGAAGCGGTTTCCAAGAGGCAGAACGTACGCCTTGAGCCCAACGAGACCGTCAGAATAATGATTCAGGGAAAGAGCTATGGTATTCTTGGCACCGACCCCCTTGGCAGGGATGTGTGGGCAGGGTTCGTCGGGAGTACAAGGGAAAGCATTCTGATTGCTGTCATGGGGGCAATTATGGCACTCCTCTTCGCCCTCATCCTCGGAACAATCGGAGCCGTTCCGGGAATCGCTGGCAGGTTCGCGAACCTCATTTCTAGGAGTATAACTGTCATTCCCCTCCTCCCGTTTGCAGGTGCCATGGCCATCGTTATTGGAAACATCACTCTCGACTACATCATAGATGTAAACCCGGTGTGGCTCTCTGTGCTCCTGGGCTTTCTGCTCTCCGGAGAAGCCTCCAGAAACATTCGGACTATTGTTAAGGGAGAACTCAAGAAGGGATATGCGGAGTCCTCTGTAGCCCTTGGTGGAAACATGTGGTGGGTTCTCAGGAAGCACATCTCAAAAGTTCTCTTCCCGTACTCCCTCTACCAGCTTTCCATTGCAATTCCGCGGGTTCTGGCCCTCCTTACCATAATGGGGTTCTTTTCCATAGCACCGGGCTTCAACTGGGGCAGCTTAATGTCCCAAACGATAATTATGGGAGCTACATACACTTACCGCCTCAACTGGTGGCAGGTTCTGCCGGTGGGAGTCTCCATAGCGGTGCTCTCGATATCGTTCACACTCATCGCAACCTGGATAGAGGATGAGTTTATTAAAGTTTGA